The following is a genomic window from Devosia neptuniae.
CCGCCATGCTTGGCAAAGAACACTTCGCCCCGGGTGATCAGGTCGACATGGTTGCGGAAGGGCCACATGGTCTTGATCTTGTCCTTGAGGAAATGGCCGATCGTGTAGGAGATGGCGTCGCCGATAATGGCGCCGATCACCGCGGCAAAATACACTTCCCAGAATGGCAGCCGTCCTTCGGCAATAATGCCGCCCGCCATCAGCAGAACGGGCGTCGAGGGTACGAACAGCCCCAGGATGAACACGGCCTCGCCGATGGCAACGCCGAAAATGAACCAGAAGGTCAGCCAGAAATTGCCGGAAATGGCATCGAGGAAAGTCTCGAGATAGAGCGAGATCGTGTGGAAGAACTCGAACATGAACCGACTGCTCCGCAGCGCTGATAGCGGTGCGAACTGCCCGCCGGAGATTGACTTATGGCTGGTGCCGCACCCAGGCTCAAGCATGATCACACTGGAGTTATGCAATGAGTGAGCCGATTTACCACATGGTGGCATCCGGGCCACGCCCGGTGGCCCCATTTTCCCATGCGGTCGAGGTCGATGGCTGGGTGTTCGTGACCGGCCAGATGCCCACCGACCCGGCTGCGCCCGACGCACCATTGGTGGAGGGGATCGAGGCGCAGACGCGCCGGGTGGTGGAGAACTTGCGCGTCGTGCTGGGCGGCATCGGGGTGGGCCTCGAGCATGTGACCATGGCGCGGATTTATCTGACCCAGTTCGAGCGCGATTATGCGGCGCTCAATGCGCTGTGGCCGAGCTTTTTTGAGCCAGGGAAATTGCCGGCGCGCACCACAGTGGGGGTGACGGCGCTGGCAGTCGGCGCGCTGGTGGAAATCGATCTGGTGGCCAAGCGGCCGGCCTAGTTCCCCTCTCCCCTTGAGGGAGAGGGACGGCATTCTGCGTTCAGCAGAAATGACAGGGTGAGGGGTTTGCGCCATCCTATACCAGAAGCTTAGAAAGCGCCCCCTCATCCCAACCGAAATTCGCCTTCGCGAATTCGGTGTCGCTGCGCGGCACCTTCTTCCTCAAGGGGAGAAGGGAAGAGCGAGCAGTCTCTCCCACCCTCGGTGTCACCCCGGCGCAGGCCGGGGCCCATCCTGAGATGACTGGGCGTTACCAATGGCCGAACTGAC
Proteins encoded in this region:
- a CDS encoding DedA family protein; the encoded protein is MFEFFHTISLYLETFLDAISGNFWLTFWFIFGVAIGEAVFILGLFVPSTPVLLMAGGIIAEGRLPFWEVYFAAVIGAIIGDAISYTIGHFLKDKIKTMWPFRNHVDLITRGEVFFAKHGGKAVFIGRFIPGVKAVIPGVAGIMGMRYGHFTVINVTSAFVWAAAHILPGMLLTAWLKSIGLSLELVIVVGALVLTVLFLGLHYHRRILLFFAPWMGGFGRSIRARWGNSDAVH
- a CDS encoding RidA family protein yields the protein MSEPIYHMVASGPRPVAPFSHAVEVDGWVFVTGQMPTDPAAPDAPLVEGIEAQTRRVVENLRVVLGGIGVGLEHVTMARIYLTQFERDYAALNALWPSFFEPGKLPARTTVGVTALAVGALVEIDLVAKRPA